ATGAAACTGATGCTGCAGACGATTCGGATGATTTTCAAAATTCGCACCTGCAGCCTTAATTTGCGACCAGAGCCCATTGCTGCCGGCAAATACCAGGTCTGCCTCGAATACCACATCAACAAATGCGCCGGCCCCTGCGTGGGGTATCAAGACGAGGCGTCGTACAACCAGACCATCAAACAAGTTGAGCAACTGTTAAATGGCCATACCCGCGAATTAACTTCACTGCTGGAAGATGAAATGAAACAGCTGGCGGCGGACATGAAGTTCGAAGAAGCAGCTGCCATGCGCGATCAGATTAAAGCTGTAAAAAAGTATTCCGAAAAGCAACGCATTGTAGCGCAAGACTTTGTCGACCGGGACTTGTTTGCCATTTCGATAAACCGCGAAATAGATACGGCCTGCGGGACCATGTTCAAAGTCCGCGAAGGTAAAGTGATTGGCCGGCAGTATAAATATATGAAGCCAGTCGAGGGTGTCGAAGAAGCAGACCTGATGCAGCGCTTCCTCGAAAATTATTACACAGAAGCCAACTTCTTCCCCGAAGAAGTATTACTGGCCATCATGCCTCCCTCGCGAGAACCGCTGGAAGAATTACTGACCGAGAAAAGAGGCAAGAAGACGGTACTCAAAGTGCCCGAGCGCGGGGATAAAGCGGGGTTGCTGCGATTGGTACAAGCCAATGCAAAACTGTTAATGGACGAGTATCGGTTAGAAAAAGAAAAGCAGGAAGAAGGCCGTATCCCGCATGCAGTCAAAACACTGCAATCCGACCTCTACCTCAAGGCTTTGCCACGTCATATCGAATGTTTTGATATCTCCCATCTCGCCGGCACGGGTACCGTAGCATCTTGTGTCGTGTTTGAAGATGGCCGCCCGAAAAAGAGCGCGTACCGCACCTACAAAATCAGAAGTGTGGAAGGCAAACCGGACGACTTTGAATCCATGCGCGAGGTAATTAGCCGGCGGTACAAAAAGTTGCTGGAAGAAAACGGTCCCTGGCCTGACCTTGTGGTTATTGATGGCGGCAAAGGACAGCTCTCCAGTGCCGTCACCGCGCTTAGATCAGTAGATGTCTACGGCAAATTCCCGGTTGTCGGCCTCGCCAAAAGGCTCGAAGAGGTCTTCTTTCCGGGAGATCAGGAGAGTATGCAAATCGCTAAAACCAGTGCGTCATTGCAATTGCTGCAGCGAATCAGGAATGAAGCCCACCGTTTTGCCATTACCTTTCAGCGCAAGCAGCGGGCGAAGTCTACCTTACACTCTGAATTACACGATATCCCTGGCGTTGGCGAAAAAACAGCCCGCAAGCTCTTGAAGCATTTTGGCTCTGTAAAACGGGTAAAAGAAGCGCCTTTGGAAGAACTCAAGCAACTTGTTGGTCCTTCTGTTGCCGGTAAAGTGGTAGCACATTTCAATGCCCCTGAAGCAAACAAAAGCGAAACGGATTAATCCACGTTGGGCCAGCTTTCCATTGGCAAACCTGCTTGCGCTTCAACAATCAACAATCGATTATATTTTGAGAGTCGCTCCGACTGGGTAATGGCCCCTACTTTAATCTGATGCCCCCCCCAGCCAATCGCCAGATCCGCCAGCCAGTCATCTTCAGTTTCTCCACTCCGGGCGCTAACCGTTACTTTCCATCCCGCTTGTTTCGCTATCCTGCAGGCATCAGCAGCTTCTGAGAGGGTGCCAATCTGATTTACCTTGAGCAGAAGGGCATCTGCGGCATCCATTGCCAGGGCCTTTTCGATACGATCAGGGTTTGTGCAGAGCAGGTCGTCTCCCAAGACCAGGGCATTGCCGACAATTTTCGCCTTCAGCGCCGGCCAGTGGTCCCAGTCTTCTTCAGCGAGCCCATCTTCAACACTTACAATGGGATACTTTTCGACCCAGCCGGCAACTACGTCAACCATAGCCTTGCTGTCAATTGGCGTGTCGCTTAGCCAGTAGCCTCCGTCACGATAAAAATGGCTTGCAGCTACATCTACAGCCAGCATCACGTCTTCACCCGGCCGATAGCCAGCAGCTTTGATAGCTTCAACTGCTACAGCCAGCATTTCATCTGCATTAGCAAAAGCTGGTGCCAATCCTCCTTCGTCAGCGCGTAACAGGCGATACCTGTATCGTTCTTCGGCGATGCCA
The window above is part of the Bacteroidota bacterium genome. Proteins encoded here:
- the uvrC gene encoding excinuclease ABC subunit UvrC, with translation MATTDNTTLKNKLANLPAQPGVYQHKDEKGKVIYVGKAKNLRNRVRSYFQEGRPREGRIAILISKIRDIELIVTDTEAEALILENNLIKKLKPRYNVRLRDDKAYPFICIKNEPMPRIFPTRRVQRDGSKYFGPYTDVKTMKLMLQTIRMIFKIRTCSLNLRPEPIAAGKYQVCLEYHINKCAGPCVGYQDEASYNQTIKQVEQLLNGHTRELTSLLEDEMKQLAADMKFEEAAAMRDQIKAVKKYSEKQRIVAQDFVDRDLFAISINREIDTACGTMFKVREGKVIGRQYKYMKPVEGVEEADLMQRFLENYYTEANFFPEEVLLAIMPPSREPLEELLTEKRGKKTVLKVPERGDKAGLLRLVQANAKLLMDEYRLEKEKQEEGRIPHAVKTLQSDLYLKALPRHIECFDISHLAGTGTVASCVVFEDGRPKKSAYRTYKIRSVEGKPDDFESMREVISRRYKKLLEENGPWPDLVVIDGGKGQLSSAVTALRSVDVYGKFPVVGLAKRLEEVFFPGDQESMQIAKTSASLQLLQRIRNEAHRFAITFQRKQRAKSTLHSELHDIPGVGEKTARKLLKHFGSVKRVKEAPLEELKQLVGPSVAGKVVAHFNAPEANKSETD
- a CDS encoding phosphopyruvate hydratase; the protein is MSRVSTVRAWEILDSRGRPTLMAGCQLASGRTGTASIPSGASSGKAEAHELRDGDPQRYGGLGCRQAVAHVNGEIAQALSNQLFADQDAFDITLRMLDGTPNKARLGANAILAVSLAYSRACAAEAGLPLYAYYAREMGNDSLQIPRPTINLFSGGLHAGGQVPIQDVLVVPAAAANMDEALSMTYAVYYAAAGIAEERYRYRLLRADEGGLAPAFANADEMLAVAVEAIKAAGYRPGEDVMLAVDVAASHFYRDGGYWLSDTPIDSKAMVDVVAGWVEKYPIVSVEDGLAEEDWDHWPALKAKIVGNALVLGDDLLCTNPDRIEKALAMDAADALLLKVNQIGTLSEAADACRIAKQAGWKVTVSARSGETEDDWLADLAIGWGGHQIKVGAITQSERLSKYNRLLIVEAQAGLPMESWPNVD